Part of the Oncorhynchus mykiss isolate Arlee chromosome 23, USDA_OmykA_1.1, whole genome shotgun sequence genome is shown below.
catttttatgtaattaatttcattattcttttggccaaatttcatatacactaatgtaaatttacaaacagaaaaccacattttcgtacctaacaaaaataaatataactgtattttaagacggttaaatactctactaacaaaaaagctgttagaattgtaagtatatgtatgtcccttaataaggtccttgtgtaattgtaatgtgatattgtaacCCCTAGCTTGATTGTCCATTGTTTGTAATATATGTATGCTTGTATTCCCTCAcgtgctttatgtattgatttgttgttaataaaaatatatatatatacagtggggcaaaaaagtatttagtcagccaccaattgtgcaagttctcccacttaaaaagatgagagaggcctgtcattttcatcataggtacacttcaactatgacagactcgTTCCTCGTTTTgagaaataaaatccagaaaatcacattgtaggatttttaatgaatttatttgcaaattatggtggaaaataagtatttggtcagtaacaaaagtttatctcaatactttgttatataccttttggtggcaatgacagaggtcaaacgttttctgtaagtcttcacaaggttttcacacactgttgctggtattttggcccattcctccatgcagatctcctctagagcagtgatgttttggggctgttgctgggcaacacagactttcaactccctccaaagattttctaaggggtttagatctggagactggctaggccactccaggaccttgaaatgcttcttacgaagccactccttcgttgcccgggcggtgtgtttgggatcattgtcatgctgaaagacccagacacgtttcttcttcaatgcccttgctgatggaaggaggttttcactcaaaatctcacgatacatggtcccattcattctttcctttacacggatcagtcgtcctggtccctttgcagaaaaacagccccaaagcatgatgtttccaccaccatgcttcacagtaggtatggtgttctttggatgcaactcagcattctttgtcctccaaacacgacgagttgagtttttaccaaaaagttatattttggtttgatctgaccatatgacattctcccaatcttcttctggatcatccaaatgctctctagcaaacttcagacgggcctggacatgtactggcttaagcagggggacacgtctggcactgcaggatttgagttcctggcggcgtagtgttttactgatggtagactttgttactttggtcccagctttctgcagatcattcactaggtccccccgtgtggttctgggatttttgctcactgttcttgttatcattttgaccccacagagtgagatcttgcatggagccccagatcaagggagattatcagtggtcttgtatgtcttccatttcctaataattacttccacagttgatttcttcaaaccaagctgcttacctattgcagattcagtcttcccagcctggtgcaggtctacaattttgtttctggtgtcctttgacagctctttggtcttggccatagtggagtttggagtgtgactgtttgaggttgtggacaggtgtcttttatactgataacaagttcaaacaggtgccattaatacaggtaacaagtggaggacagaggagcctcttaaagaagaagttacaggtctgtgagagccagaaatcttgcttgtttgtaggtgaccaaatacttattttccaccataatttgcaaataaattcattaaaaatcctacaatgtgattttctggatttttttttcttctcattttgtctgtcatagttgaagtgtacctatgatgaaaattacaggcctctctcatatttttaagtgggagaacttgcacaattggtggctgactaaatacttttttgccccactttatatatattttttaaacaacttAAAGCGTTACGAAACTTCCATCCTTCCttgagaggtaaaaaaaaaaaaaaaaacgccacctgctggagagAAACCGATTTTCCGTCGAGTTGGGCCACTTCCTTCGCCTCTAACGCACTGTCGGAATCCAGAAAATTAAGGGTCGCTTCCGGACACGGTAGACTCCTCCTCACCACTGTCTGAGATGCACATTATGGAGTTCAATGAAAAAAATACGATTTTAACGGCCTCACAGTTAATAACATATAATTTCTTATTAATTTAGTTTGAAATTATGACTATTTTAAATtccattcaaaaatgtatttgacGGCGAATAATATTTATGCCATCATGTGCAACGCTGATTACCATGCCCAATGAATACACTGTTCTGGTTCGAATTGGTACCCAGGAAACGCGATATTGTAGCTATTTTACTGAATTAGCAACATTCCATTGATATTTGGTTGCTCATCGTCACTAGCTTATACATAACCATTcccaggtaggcctacagtaggggAGGCTGTGTTCATTGCTCTCAGCTGACTAAACATTTTCACAACCCTACGCAGGAAATTTGTGTGGGGAATTCTTGCTATTTTGCATGACATCATCATGCAAATACAGGTAAACTATATATTTATGCGAGATTACATGCATCAGTAGCTCGAAATAGATCATGGCGTAATATAAAACACCATGGAGCTGTGTATTGGGAGCAGCAgcctggctaactagctagctaacgttagtggtGATGAGCCATGCATGGGGTAGGAAGACATTCTAGCAGCGTTAGCTAAtagttagccttttaaaaatgACCTGTTACATTTACAACAAGCTGTTAATATCGAGAGCCCTTATGTGCCATCGCTTAGCTAAATACTTTAATTGTATTTACATGATTCTGCCGTCAACCATATTGCCATATTCATCTATTGTTGGCTGGTTGTTGGTAAGGATCTGCAGGCCACTTCGTTTTACGAAGGTAGGCTTTTGCAACCTAGTTGTCAGTAAGGTGACATATTGAATAAATGAAACAGCCAATTGGTTTTGATTTAAACAAATGTATGCTTGATTGAATAACCTATTGTTGAATATTAAATCAATTGCAGTAATATATGCATGAGATATCAGTTgtcgtttttaatttttttatttgacctttatttaacaaggcaagtccagttaagaacaaattcttattttcaatgacagcctatgaacagtgggttaactgccttgttcaggggcagaacgacagatttttaccttatcagctcggggattcgatcttgcaacctttcagtaacTAGTcatatgctctaaccactaggctacctgccgtcgtAAGTTTACTGTAGTTGGATTATGAATATCAGTCATATATCAGCTGACTGTAACCATTGTGTGTTTAGCTTCCAGGTTGTAGGTGAAATGCAGGCGAAGGTATGCGCCAGGAGGACCTCTCTCATCACTGAGAATGGGCAGGCTTGTGGGGCATCTGCGGACTCCCAGCTCCCATTTAGGTGCCCTCGGTGTGGAGAGCGTGAGAGGTTCAATAGCCTGGCCTCCTTGAGAGACCACCTGGAATACAGCCACAGCTACTACCACACCATGCACGAGCTGAGCCTCCCGACCCGCAGGGGGCACTCTCACCCAGAGAGAGTCCTGCATGTGCGCTCCCTGAGTGACACACGAGAGGTCACTAGCTGCATAGAGAGGTGTCGTACGCATAGTGTGGGGACGCAGGCAGCGGAGGAGATACAAACTGAAGAAGAGGCCCGTAAAGATGATTTAAAATTCCACAAGTCCAGCCCTGGGACAGATCATATCCCATTTCCATTTGACAACCCTCCAGACCCAGGCAGCAAGCCTGAGGCGGTGTCCCCAGAGTGGAGTGTCTGTGCTGGGGAGGTGTCGGTCAGGCGCAGGCTTGCCAAGGTCCTGCTGGCAGCAGACAGCACCATGCAGAGGAGGCTGCACAGGGTCAGCACAGAGCTGGCCCAGACGGACACAGAGCTGCTGTGTGAGCGTGCCCACTCCCAGCACCTGGCCCAGGAGAGGCAGGAGGTTCAGGAGCGGGAGAGGGCGCTGAGCCACCAGGTGGACATGGCCGTGATGGTGATCGCCACACTAAAGGAGCAGCTGAACGAGTCAGAGTACgagctggagaggagagaacagtgaGTAGTGTCTGACCCAGTAACTCAGTCTTAACATTTCCTTACGGTATTGTTAGTCAAAATCATAATCATGAGGTCAAATGGCAGACAGTACACTAATCTGGTAACTCCTTAGATTGTTGCTGTTGCTAATGGAGTTATTGTAATTTTGTCAGTAGCAATATTCTTTAGCATGTTACTAGATACATTGTCCGTTCCCCCCCAAGTCTTGAATTTGTATATCTGGTTTTTTTTTTCAGAGAAGTCATCACCATTCAGAATTTTCTGGAGGCTGCAGCCCAGCATGAGATATGTGGTAAAGTTCGGATCCAACGTTTCATTGAGAACCTGCTCAAACGCATCGCCTTGGCTGAGAGGCTACTGGAGTACTATCAGAGCTCACCCAGTCCACCAACCTACACCGATTACATGGTACTGTACAATATCAAGCCTGTTTCCTACTACTGACAGCAATGTGTTTACAATGACAGATTCCTTTTCAAAGTATTTTCTGGCAGCTGCTCTTACTTGTTTTTAGATGGCAACGGAAAGATGGTTAGGGAGAGATTAGTGAATATCATAATTGTTACACATTTGAACCCTCGTGAGACCTGCCGATCGTAACTGGCCTCCCAGATTCAGTTGTGGAGTTGAGAGGAAGCCTATGCAGATAGGTTTTCTTCCTCCGTATTTATGTAGAAAAGGGAAACATGATAACCTTCCAAACATTCCAGAACTGGATAATATCAGCTTTTGAGTTTTGGTGTAAACAGTATAAATACCTGACATCTTTTCATCTCCCCTGCAGCACCAGACAGCTGAAAATGGACCTCATAGAATAACCAAAAGCAGGCGAGTTTGTGAACTTCATTTTTTTACTGTTGATATACATGATCTACGTTTTCCATAGTTGGGCCCATGAGCTTTGGGCTGTGCCTTTAGTGTCTCACTTTGATTACAATGCTGAGTTTCCAGTTTCAAAGGTTAGGACATGGTTACATATAAATTATACATAGGGATCCCTTGTCGCAAATGAGATTTTGTGTCCTCATTCATTAGTAATGATTCTGAGTTGTATCTTCTCCACTAATCCTGAGTCTGTCATCGTTACCTGCTGCCTGTTGAAGCATTGGTTTTGTGTCTGAGGTTTGTTGCACTGTCCCCTGATTCTAGGTCAGCAGGTTATCAGCTGTCACAGTCCTGTCCCCAGGAGGGTAGAACGCACCCCTCCCAGTTAGGACGGGCGTTCCCCAAAGGCCCTAATGAGAGAGTGGGTAACTCTGGCTACTTCAGACCTGACCGCAGGGATGAAGCCTGGACCCAGCGCCGCAGATCAGCTGGATTTGAGGACTAGGTAACCTGACCAGGGCCCGACAAATGAATGTATATATGATAAGTATTTACTGAATGTATAGATAATACTGAGCAGGGGATGCTTTGGCCATGTGTACGCTAGTTTTTGCTCCATTCTGTCCTAGAGGTTGCTACTGTCCTAGTTTCAATTTTGGAAGTACTGTAGTAACTTGATGGATAGGTATTTCTGACCCTCATTGGTGTTTTAATTACTATTAAATCATATTATTGATGGGTGTAGATCTAATAAAATACAGAATTGTATACAAAAAAAACTAGATGGTGGAATTGTTAAATGCCCACTCCAGTAGAAATCCACTTTTGAGGTGAAAGATGGCCAGAGCTTACCCAAGATGTTGCACAACAAGTTAAGTCAATAAGTCATCATATTAGTCAAAGTACAATATATTTGGGCTTTAAGTGACACATCCAAACGTCCCACTTCTTGCAAATCTTTGTGAATGTGGTATCTCTTCCTGTGATATGACATACAAATTATTTTCAGCCTATGTTTCAGGGCTGGGTTTTATTTGAATGTTACCACCCACTAGCATGGCATTGTTTAGAGCTTTGGCCagaaccaaaaggtcgctggttcgaatacccgagcCGGCCAGGTGAAAAACCTGcctgtgcccttgaacaaggcacttaaccctaatttgctccaggggcaccgtactactatgactgaccctgtaaaacaacacatttcactgcacattTCACTTTTTAGCTAGTCTGCATTTAAAATTGGACCATTTTATAAATGGTATAATTGCGTGATATAATAGCATAATAAACCACAATTACTATCCAGATAATGAAAAGGCACCCGCAAAATAAAATTAAAGGAATTTATAGTTTCATGTCATTGTAGCCTATCACTTCACTTTATGAGCATGGGCTGACATGGCTTTGCTGTACTGAAGCCTGCTAGCAGCCTAAAGTTCCTACTAAAGGTTGCACCGTGTctattacaatgtagaaaaacgcATATCGGCTATCTttctatatttatacatattagCAGTGCTTCGTCTTATTCTTTCTAACTATTTCTATCGCGGATTCGCGGACGCAAATTATGGAAGATGCCAAAACTTTGGAGATAACAATAGATGGTGAAGTCAAAAATAGGCCAGTGGTTTCCGTCTATGGCAAAGTTTTCCATAAATCATTGCTTATGACAAATCCAGGTCCAGAACCAGCCATAGAGCCAGCTGGCTAATCTTTTGAATAGTTTAAAAAATAGTTAATAGTTTAAAAAAAGTCTATAAATATTTTGTCATTCTTTGGAGGAACCTAATATGTATTTCCTTTCTAGGACAGGGGATTACGTCGATATAGTGGCGGCAACTtcctttggggggagggggggggggggtcctttaAACTCAAGGTCAAATGCAGAcatttatctcaatatcaaatcatctATCAGTAACGATTAAGTATGTCAATGTgactgttttcaattaaaatggtaaaaaaaactaacaaattGCTTCTGAGCAAAAAGCCATTTTATAAGTAAGACTTTTGCTAAAACTGTCTGGTCTGAGTGAAGGACCTAATGGGATAATGGGAGAAGCCGAATGGAAGGGATATGTAACCTGAAAACTAGATGTTATTGTCAGAGAGGTTTGAAACGCTTTGTTATCGGTCTATTAACTTATACCGCCTGGTAGGCCAAACTCCACCCATGCAAAACGAGCTGAAAGTTCATGTgaccttttcaaacagctctttcataattttcacagtattattccaaccttgtagtgtgtgtgtgtgtgtgtgaaagataTACTAACTTCCTCTGGGGGGGggactggctctaaccagaatggaaagaggagtggaaggccccggtgcacaactgagcaagagaacaagtaaattagagtgtctagtttgagaaactgaagcctcacaagtcctcaactggcagcttcattagataggaccagcaaaacaccagtctcaacgtcgaagatgcaactccgggatgctggccttctatgcagagttgcaaaaaaaaagccatatctcagactggccaataaaaataaaagattaagatgggcaaaagaacacactggacagaggaactctgcctagaaggccagcttcccggagtcgcctcttcactgttgacgttgagactggtgttttgcgggtactatttaatggagctgccagttgaggacttgtgaggcatctgtttctcgaactagacactctaatttacttgtcctcttgctcagttgtgcaccggggcctcccacttctttctattctggttagggccagtttgcgctgtcctgtgaagggagtagtacacaagcgttgtacgagatcttcagtttttggcaatttctcgcatggaatagaacaagaatagactgacgagtttcagaagaaagttctttgtttctggccattttgagcatgtaatcgaacccacaaatgctgatattccagatactcaactagtctaaagaaggccagtctTATTGCTTCTTTACTAAggacaaccattttcagctgtgctaacataattgcaaatgagttttctaatgatcaattagccttttaaaattataaacttggattagctaacataatttgccattggaacacaggagcattggttgctgataatgggcctatgtaagtattccataaaaaaatgtgccatttccagctacaaatacactgtatttctgatcaatttgatgttattctaATGggcaaaaaatttgcttttctctAAAAagtaaggacatttctaagtgaccccaaacttttgaacgtgtgtgtgtgtatgtatatatatatatactgctcaaaaaaataaagggaacactaaaataacacatcctagatctgaatgaatggaatattcttattaaatacttttttctttacatagttgaatgtgctgacaacaaaatcacacaaaaattatcaatggaaatcaaatttatcaacccatggaggtctggatttggagtgacactcaaaattaaagtggaaacccacactacaggctgatccaactttgatctaatgtccttaaaacaagtcaaaatgaggctcagtagtgtgtgtggcctccacgtgcttgtatgacctccctacaacgcatgctcctgatgaggtggcggatggtctcctgagggatctcctcccagacctggactaaagcatctgccaactcctggacagtctgtagtgcaacatggcgttggtggatggagcgagacatgatgtcccagatgtgctcaattggattcaggtctggggaacgggcgggccagtccatagcatcaatgccttcctcttgcaggaactgctgacacagtccagccacatgaggtctagctttgtcttgcattaggaggaacccagggccaaccgcaccagcatatggcctcacaaggggtctgaggatctcatctcggtacctaatggcagtcaggctacctctggcgagcacatggagggctgtgcggcccccccaaagaaatgccaccccacaccatgactgacccaccgccaaaccggtcatgctggaggatgttgcaggcagcagaacgttctccacggcgtctccagactgtcacgtgctcagtgtgaacctgctttaatctgtgaagagcacagggtgccagtggcaaaTTCGCCGATCTtgggtgttctctggcaaatgccaaacgtcctgcacggtgttgggctgtaagcacaacccccacctgtggacgttgggccctcataccaccctcatggagtctgtttctgaccgtttgagcagacacatgcacatttgtggcctgctggaggtcattttgcagggctctggcagtgctcctcctgctcctccttgcacaaaggcggaggtagcggtcctgctgctgggttgttgcccttctATGgcttcctccacgtctcctgatgtactggcctgtctcatggtagcgcctccatgctctggacactacgctgacagacacagcaaaccttcttgccacagctcgcattgatgtgccatcctggatgagctgcactacctgatccacttgtgtgggttgtagactccgtctcatgctaccactagagtgaaagcaccgccagcattcaaaagtgaccaaaacatcagccaggaagcataggaactgagaagtggtctgtggtcaccacctgcagaactactcctttattgggggtgtcttgctaattgcctataatttccacctgttgtatcttccatttgcacaacagcatgtgaaatttattgtcaatcagtgttgcttcctacgtggacagtttgatttcacagaagtgtgattgacttggagttacattgtgttgtttgtgttccttttatttttttgagcagtgtgtatatatatatatatatatatatatatatatatatatatatatatatatatatatatatatatatatatatatatatataccatttttgttttgtttttttgactgcactgcctCTAGGAGCGCAAAACAGCTAATACAAAGCTA
Proteins encoded:
- the LOC110502542 gene encoding protein ZNF365 produces the protein MTSSCKYSFQVVGEMQAKVCARRTSLITENGQACGASADSQLPFRCPRCGERERFNSLASLRDHLEYSHSYYHTMHELSLPTRRGHSHPERVLHVRSLSDTREVTSCIERCRTHSVGTQAAEEIQTEEEARKDDLKFHKSSPGTDHIPFPFDNPPDPGSKPEAVSPEWSVCAGEVSVRRRLAKVLLAADSTMQRRLHRVSTELAQTDTELLCERAHSQHLAQERQEVQERERALSHQVDMAVMVIATLKEQLNESEYELERREQEVITIQNFLEAAAQHEICGKVRIQRFIENLLKRIALAERLLEYYQSSPSPPTYTDYMHQTAENGPHRITKSRSAGYQLSQSCPQEGRTHPSQLGRAFPKGPNERVGNSGYFRPDRRDEAWTQRRRSAGFED